In Streptomyces sp. NBC_00878, a single window of DNA contains:
- a CDS encoding spore-associated protein A: MKLVRHAAAVAVVAVTGGALAFAAPASASAPSSASASAPMAAKAAPVTAPSEAPVAKYNGACGAGHKVIDSANMENLGTTFLTYNSTTGENCVVTVRTSPGAAVNMFARLSSKTGGTATDKGRFTTYAGPVYIEAPGECVTWEGGITTYSTKGTGHCG, from the coding sequence ATGAAGCTCGTCCGTCACGCAGCCGCCGTCGCCGTCGTCGCCGTCACTGGTGGTGCCCTCGCTTTCGCGGCGCCCGCCTCCGCGTCGGCACCCTCGTCGGCCTCCGCGTCGGCGCCCATGGCGGCCAAGGCGGCCCCGGTCACGGCCCCGTCGGAGGCCCCGGTCGCAAAGTACAACGGCGCCTGCGGTGCCGGTCACAAGGTGATCGACTCCGCCAACATGGAGAACCTCGGCACCACCTTCCTCACCTACAACAGCACGACCGGCGAGAACTGCGTGGTCACCGTCCGCACCAGCCCCGGGGCGGCAGTGAACATGTTCGCCCGCCTCAGCTCGAAGACGGGCGGAACGGCCACCGACAAGGGCCGCTTCACGACGTACGCGGGGCCTGTCTACATCGAGGCTCCCGGGGAGTGCGTCACGTGGGAGGGCGGCATCACCACCTACTCCACGAAGGGCACCGGCCACTGCGGCTGA
- a CDS encoding DUF397 domain-containing protein, whose product MTELTWQKSSFSDGAGDNCLYVAATPTGTIHLRESDTPTVSLTTTPATLAALIRTLTANPHVRVT is encoded by the coding sequence ATGACTGAACTCACCTGGCAGAAGTCCTCCTTCAGTGACGGCGCCGGCGACAACTGCCTGTACGTCGCCGCCACCCCCACCGGCACCATCCACCTCCGCGAAAGCGACACCCCCACCGTCAGCCTCACCACCACACCCGCCACTCTCGCGGCCCTCATACGAACACTCACCGCAAACCCACACGTTCGGGTGACCTGA
- a CDS encoding helix-turn-helix domain-containing protein: MRVEEAIGQQIARFREARRLSLTELGELMGRYLDRPWSRQAVHQAERGRRAFTAAELTAIALVLDTSIPALFLAESEPIELPGETISPEEYRGVLLYAGKDAPLDGVEELIVALHDIGEVLARPSLARLARIGAAAEQVAAPAAERGVGAAEPRGPERSRR; encoded by the coding sequence GTGCGGGTCGAAGAGGCCATCGGGCAGCAGATCGCTCGGTTCAGGGAAGCGCGGCGACTGTCGCTCACCGAACTGGGTGAGCTCATGGGGCGATACCTGGACCGGCCCTGGAGTCGACAGGCCGTCCATCAGGCCGAGCGGGGCCGCCGCGCCTTCACCGCTGCCGAGTTGACCGCCATCGCCCTGGTTCTGGACACGTCGATCCCGGCTCTGTTCCTCGCGGAAAGCGAACCGATCGAACTGCCGGGCGAGACCATCTCGCCCGAGGAGTACCGGGGAGTCCTCCTGTACGCGGGCAAGGACGCCCCCCTTGACGGAGTCGAAGAGCTGATCGTGGCCCTGCACGACATCGGAGAGGTCCTGGCGCGGCCTTCCCTGGCCCGCCTCGCCAGGATCGGAGCCGCGGCCGAGCAGGTGGCTGCTCCGGCGGCGGAGCGGGGGGTGGGGGCGGCCGAACCCAGGGGGCCGGAGCGGTCGCGGCGCTAG
- a CDS encoding YhcG family protein yields the protein MHRNTEAEATIPAQLGTLPSWYGDLLGEVKETVAGARLRAQRAVNTELVQMYWQIGKLILARQEQEGWGTKVVGRLAADLKAAFPNQRGFSRRNLMYMHKLARTWPEPIVQQPAAQLPWGHIMLLLDKLDTRPDLDFYATEAVRNGWSRDLLSRFVHQDLHLSQGSAATNFAVTVPEGSAALKDLARDPYRLDFLGLDKHHAEHELEEAIVANMVRFLTELGVGFAFVGRQYPVLIGGEEYRIDLLFYHLKLHRYFVFELKTKDVRPEHVGKLNFYVSVVDKMVRDEERDDPTIGFLVGTRHNKAAVQLALDASNNPLAVTNYSTLSPADRELVPTEEDLNRVVQDAIDAVQPPEPSEPPKPPEPQQAQQAQQAQEP from the coding sequence ATGCACAGGAACACCGAGGCCGAAGCCACCATCCCCGCCCAGCTCGGCACCCTGCCCTCCTGGTACGGGGACCTTCTCGGCGAGGTCAAGGAAACAGTCGCGGGCGCACGCCTCCGCGCTCAACGAGCCGTCAACACCGAACTGGTCCAGATGTACTGGCAGATCGGCAAGCTCATCCTGGCCCGCCAGGAACAAGAGGGCTGGGGCACCAAAGTCGTGGGACGGCTCGCCGCGGACCTGAAGGCGGCGTTCCCGAACCAGCGGGGCTTCTCCCGTCGCAACCTGATGTACATGCACAAGTTGGCCCGCACCTGGCCGGAGCCAATTGTGCAGCAGCCTGCTGCACAATTGCCGTGGGGTCACATCATGCTCCTGCTGGACAAGCTCGACACCCGCCCCGACCTGGACTTCTACGCCACAGAAGCCGTCCGGAACGGCTGGTCCCGAGACCTCCTCAGCCGCTTCGTCCACCAGGATCTGCACCTCTCGCAGGGCTCGGCCGCCACCAACTTCGCTGTGACCGTCCCGGAAGGTTCCGCCGCGCTCAAGGACCTCGCCCGAGACCCGTACCGTCTCGACTTCCTGGGCCTCGACAAGCACCACGCCGAGCACGAGCTCGAAGAGGCGATCGTCGCCAACATGGTCCGCTTTCTCACGGAACTCGGCGTCGGGTTCGCCTTCGTGGGCCGCCAGTACCCCGTACTCATCGGCGGCGAGGAGTACCGCATCGACCTGCTCTTCTACCACCTCAAACTGCACCGTTACTTCGTCTTCGAGCTCAAGACGAAGGACGTACGCCCCGAACACGTCGGCAAGCTCAACTTCTATGTGAGCGTCGTCGACAAGATGGTCCGCGACGAGGAGCGCGACGACCCGACGATCGGCTTCCTCGTCGGAACCCGGCACAACAAGGCGGCCGTTCAGCTCGCTCTCGACGCCAGCAACAACCCACTCGCCGTGACCAACTACTCGACTCTGTCCCCCGCCGACCGCGAACTCGTCCCCACAGAGGAGGACTTGAACCGCGTCGTCCAGGACGCCATCGACGCCGTACAGCCGCCAGAACCGTCGGAGCCACCGAAGCCGCCGGAGCCGCAGCAGGCGCAGCAGGCGCAGCAGGCGCAAGAGCCGTGA
- a CDS encoding helix-turn-helix transcriptional regulator, protein MALRTNISERQRRVGAELRKLRQQAGLSVTEGSRLIAMGGPHLTHIEAGRTGIPAQRLRDLTKAYGCSNEEYIEALVNLAASKGKGWWTEYRKTLPQRSLDLAELESLATGIQSYETLLIPGLLQTEAYMRALFLRSRPGASPAEIETLVSYRRARQQILSEDSPTKAHAVIHEAALRITVGGAEVMRGQLTHLLRAAQRPGTTIQILPFDAGAHAWFGTPLLVLDSTAHGLETVILEHPAEPLRLGDAESIARYKGTFDTLSRNALSPVTADGPPGSHEHRDSWGLIHHVLYTY, encoded by the coding sequence GTGGCACTGCGAACCAACATCAGCGAGCGCCAGCGACGAGTCGGGGCCGAGCTGCGCAAGTTGCGCCAGCAGGCGGGACTTTCCGTAACCGAGGGCAGTCGCCTGATCGCTATGGGCGGCCCTCACCTCACACACATCGAGGCCGGTCGCACCGGAATCCCGGCCCAGCGCCTTCGCGACCTCACCAAGGCGTACGGATGCAGTAATGAGGAGTACATCGAGGCTCTAGTGAACCTCGCGGCGAGCAAAGGCAAGGGCTGGTGGACCGAGTACCGCAAGACGCTGCCCCAACGCAGCCTGGACCTGGCCGAGTTGGAGTCCCTCGCCACCGGAATCCAGAGCTACGAAACCCTCCTGATCCCCGGTCTGCTTCAGACCGAGGCCTACATGCGAGCCCTGTTCCTCAGATCGCGCCCCGGCGCCTCTCCGGCCGAGATCGAGACTCTGGTCAGCTACCGCCGGGCACGCCAACAGATCCTCTCGGAGGACTCCCCCACCAAAGCCCACGCTGTCATCCACGAGGCAGCTCTGCGCATTACCGTCGGCGGCGCGGAGGTGATGCGCGGCCAGCTGACCCATCTGCTCCGGGCCGCGCAACGCCCAGGAACCACCATCCAGATCCTGCCGTTCGACGCTGGAGCCCATGCCTGGTTCGGCACGCCACTCCTGGTCCTCGACTCAACGGCCCACGGACTGGAGACGGTCATCCTTGAACACCCGGCCGAACCCCTCCGCCTGGGCGACGCCGAGTCCATCGCCCGCTACAAAGGCACCTTCGACACCCTCAGCCGTAACGCCCTCTCACCAGTGACGGCAGACGGCCCTCCCGGCAGTCACGAGCACCGGGACTCCTGGGGGCTCATCCACCACGTCCTCTACACGTACTAG
- a CDS encoding NACHT domain-containing NTPase: MEPATVGVRLASSVATPLIKKLFVPEGPGAGLVDRPVRISSRVSFKGERRTLGEKDVGRLAAELVKRALKDADERPIPAADEQPVVHALADTLHALGDITMTDAQAVALGHSGLALHLRHAAGNPDRDLEFDATLFYERLLDTACLHILHFFTQRSTFVARTLVEQTRRQSELIAKIDELIARTPRPGDGDTTFEQRYLAYTATKHSQLTIYGIDLANTPDRWPLDAAYLTLQALRPATSDEDGRYLASPGTSLPAEAALAEQDLVLLRGVAGSGKTTLVQWLAVTAARGERGDRIPFVLPLRTLVRRPGGLPAPTDFLTAVRVPFHGVAPDGWPDRVLSAGRGLLLVDGIDEIPEPDRERTRRWLRDLIDAYPGNQWLVTSRPAAVREDWLAADGFTELALAPMSDADVTAFIERWHTAARIDAPDTERLTAYETSLLDAVRTKPDLGRLATNPLMCGLVCALHRDRRGYLPHGRQELYDAALSMLLSRRDQERDMIPEGIPGGPHGSPDAIRLTELPQIQLLQRLAYWLVRNARLEMDRERAERIIADALPSLPSVASQGDAPAVYRHLLVRSGLLREPVLGTVEFVHRTFQDYLGAKAAVEDGDFGLLVRNAADHQWSDVIRMAVAHARPRERAEFLGQLLTAAAEHTDPAASTRIRLLALAGLEHATELDPRVRAAVEEQAAALIPPRTVAEARELASVGPLVLELLPGPEGLSDAEARAVVVTASLIGTDAALPVLARFRRHPSLPVRAQLTWSWRRFDSDRYATEVIAHLPEDDLYFAVHSAAQLRFLHALGGRRGLQLTGDIEPADLRPFLTPETTMLLAMRFNIALRDLDCLSALRGLRRLDISGCPNVRDLTPLAELPLKWLSLDLMPGLERPNALAPLSASATLRELDTAVPLLGSSLDTALPQGLTLTYLRFAENALRFTGLRGLRRMRSLQTLSLAELAEPLTPEDREEVALLPELEELRLDWATAPWTEGPALPSVRRLRLNKFTGNEDLSAVSTLFPGLRSITFALATDTTEVPEHILARFPDSHTVLKTDTIL, encoded by the coding sequence ATGGAACCAGCGACCGTCGGAGTGCGGCTGGCGTCCAGCGTGGCCACGCCGCTCATCAAGAAGCTCTTCGTGCCGGAGGGGCCGGGCGCGGGGCTGGTCGACCGGCCCGTACGCATCTCGTCCCGCGTCTCCTTCAAGGGCGAGCGGCGCACGCTCGGCGAGAAGGACGTCGGCAGGCTCGCCGCCGAACTGGTCAAGCGGGCGCTGAAGGACGCCGACGAACGCCCCATCCCCGCCGCCGACGAGCAACCCGTCGTCCACGCCCTGGCCGACACTCTCCACGCCCTCGGCGACATCACCATGACGGACGCCCAGGCCGTCGCACTCGGCCACTCGGGCCTCGCCCTCCATCTCCGCCATGCCGCCGGAAACCCGGACCGGGACCTCGAATTCGACGCGACGCTCTTCTACGAACGGCTCCTCGACACGGCCTGTCTGCACATCCTGCACTTCTTCACCCAGCGTTCGACGTTCGTGGCCCGGACGCTCGTCGAGCAGACCCGGCGCCAGTCCGAACTCATCGCCAAGATCGACGAGTTGATCGCCCGGACGCCACGGCCCGGCGACGGGGACACGACGTTCGAGCAGCGCTATCTCGCGTACACGGCCACGAAGCACAGCCAACTGACCATCTACGGCATCGACTTGGCCAACACCCCGGACCGCTGGCCGCTGGACGCCGCCTACCTCACCCTCCAGGCCCTGCGCCCCGCGACGAGTGACGAGGACGGCCGGTACCTCGCCTCGCCCGGCACCTCGCTGCCCGCCGAGGCGGCGCTGGCCGAACAGGACCTGGTGCTGCTGCGGGGCGTGGCCGGCTCGGGCAAGACGACGCTGGTGCAGTGGCTCGCCGTGACGGCGGCGCGGGGCGAGCGCGGGGACCGGATCCCGTTCGTCCTGCCGCTGCGGACGCTCGTACGGCGTCCCGGCGGACTGCCGGCGCCCACCGACTTTCTCACCGCCGTACGCGTCCCGTTCCATGGCGTCGCCCCGGACGGCTGGCCGGACCGGGTGCTCTCGGCGGGCCGCGGGCTGCTGCTCGTCGACGGCATCGACGAGATCCCGGAACCCGACCGCGAGCGCACCCGCCGCTGGCTGCGCGACCTGATCGACGCCTATCCGGGCAACCAGTGGCTGGTCACGTCCCGTCCCGCGGCCGTACGTGAGGACTGGCTCGCCGCGGACGGTTTCACCGAGCTGGCGCTCGCGCCGATGAGCGACGCGGACGTCACGGCGTTCATCGAGCGCTGGCACACGGCGGCCCGTATCGACGCCCCGGACACGGAACGCCTCACCGCGTACGAGACCTCGCTCCTCGACGCCGTACGCACGAAGCCGGATCTCGGCCGGCTCGCCACCAACCCCCTGATGTGCGGCCTCGTCTGCGCCCTGCACCGCGACCGGCGCGGCTATCTTCCGCACGGGCGGCAGGAGTTGTACGACGCCGCCCTCTCCATGCTGCTCTCGCGCCGCGACCAGGAGCGGGACATGATCCCCGAGGGGATTCCCGGGGGACCGCACGGATCACCCGACGCGATCCGGCTCACCGAACTCCCGCAGATCCAGCTCCTCCAGCGGCTGGCCTACTGGCTCGTGCGCAACGCCCGGCTGGAGATGGACCGCGAGCGCGCCGAGCGCATCATCGCCGACGCGCTGCCCTCCCTGCCGTCCGTGGCGAGCCAGGGCGACGCCCCCGCGGTCTACCGCCATCTCCTCGTACGCAGCGGGCTGTTGCGCGAACCGGTCCTGGGAACCGTCGAGTTCGTGCACCGGACCTTCCAGGACTACCTCGGCGCGAAGGCGGCGGTGGAGGACGGCGACTTCGGGCTCCTCGTCCGCAACGCCGCCGACCACCAGTGGTCCGACGTGATCCGCATGGCCGTCGCCCACGCCCGCCCGCGCGAACGGGCCGAATTCCTGGGCCAGTTGCTGACGGCCGCCGCCGAACACACCGACCCCGCCGCGAGTACCCGGATCCGCCTCCTCGCCCTGGCCGGCCTCGAACACGCCACGGAACTCGACCCGCGGGTCCGGGCCGCCGTGGAGGAACAGGCCGCCGCGCTCATTCCGCCACGGACGGTGGCGGAGGCCAGGGAGCTGGCCTCGGTCGGCCCGCTGGTCCTGGAGCTGCTGCCCGGTCCGGAGGGGCTGTCCGACGCGGAGGCCCGGGCCGTCGTCGTCACCGCGTCCCTCATCGGCACGGACGCGGCCCTCCCGGTCCTGGCCCGCTTCCGCCGCCACCCCTCGCTGCCGGTGCGCGCCCAACTCACCTGGTCCTGGCGCCGGTTCGACTCCGACCGGTACGCCACCGAAGTCATCGCCCACCTCCCCGAGGACGACCTCTACTTCGCCGTCCACTCGGCGGCCCAGCTGCGCTTCCTGCACGCACTCGGGGGCCGGCGCGGGCTTCAGCTCACCGGAGACATCGAGCCCGCGGACCTGAGGCCCTTCCTCACCCCGGAGACCACCATGCTGCTCGCCATGCGGTTCAACATCGCACTGCGCGACCTGGACTGTCTCTCGGCGCTGCGCGGGCTCAGGCGTCTGGACATCAGCGGCTGCCCCAATGTCAGGGATCTGACCCCGCTGGCCGAACTGCCTTTGAAATGGCTTTCGCTGGATCTCATGCCCGGTCTGGAAAGGCCGAATGCGCTGGCGCCGCTCTCGGCATCGGCGACCCTGCGCGAACTCGACACCGCCGTCCCGCTCCTGGGGAGTTCTCTCGACACCGCGCTTCCCCAGGGACTGACGCTGACCTATCTGCGATTCGCCGAGAATGCCCTCCGGTTCACGGGACTGCGCGGCTTGCGCCGTATGCGCTCGCTCCAGACGCTGAGCCTGGCGGAACTGGCCGAACCGCTCACTCCCGAGGACCGCGAAGAGGTGGCACTGCTTCCGGAACTGGAGGAATTGCGCCTCGACTGGGCCACGGCCCCATGGACAGAAGGACCCGCGCTACCGAGCGTCAGGCGACTCCGCCTCAACAAATTCACCGGAAACGAAGATCTCTCGGCGGTATCGACCCTGTTTCCCGGGCTGCGCTCGATCACCTTCGCCCTTGCCACAGACACGACCGAGGTACCGGAACATATCCTCGCCCGCTTCCCGGACTCACACACCGTCCTGAAGACGGACACCATCCTCTAG
- a CDS encoding ATP-binding protein: MELPLSYSLFTPAVVTSPKVCRDFVRSTLKTLGLGELADTAALCTSELVTNVHRYAEGDVHLRAAIEPTHVRVAGYDGSTRLPSPRRASAGDDGGRGLFLVTALSDVCGVTPTEQGKGVWFQLNRR; this comes from the coding sequence ATGGAACTTCCGCTCAGCTACTCCCTGTTCACCCCTGCCGTCGTGACCTCGCCAAAGGTCTGCCGGGACTTTGTGCGTTCCACCTTGAAGACGCTGGGGCTCGGCGAACTCGCCGACACGGCCGCGCTCTGCACCTCCGAGCTGGTGACGAACGTGCACCGGTACGCGGAGGGCGACGTACACCTCAGAGCGGCCATCGAGCCGACTCATGTCCGCGTCGCCGGGTACGACGGGAGCACGCGGCTGCCCTCGCCCCGCCGGGCGTCGGCCGGAGACGACGGCGGGCGGGGTCTGTTCCTCGTCACCGCGCTGTCGGACGTGTGCGGGGTGACGCCGACGGAGCAGGGTAAAGGGGTGTGGTTTCAGCTCAATCGGCGCTGA
- a CDS encoding carboxylesterase/lipase family protein: MTELSAEGAVMGVDEPEVRTTAGVVRGAGEASGSAVFKGIPFAEPPVGALRFGAPRPVRSWDGVRKAVEYGTPPPQSAAFGMDALVSGDAVDEGDWLSLNVWTPDPAPGAGLPVIVWMHGGGYVIGMSGLPEYDGGRLAREGAVVVVTLNYRVGIEGFAHIEGAPANRGLLDQVAALEWVRDNIRAFGGDPDRVTIVGQSAGAGSVAALLAMERAAGLFGRAVAQSVPGVFFSPELAADIAREFAAELGVRPTVEGLGAVAPRRLPAVVDAVGARGGEFAERWGPAAHALIPVAPVVDGEVLPRAPWEALASGAGRDVELVVGHTRDEFRLMMMLRGLIGEVTEDQAEAALRTFGPGGSVGDSGGGSAAGSAAGSGGGSAGGSAGGDAYRAAFPAASAEELYELVQSDWVFRMPSLHLAEAQIAGGGRAHVYELVWEAPGMGGILGACHGLDVPLVFGNLGEGLPALLLGEEPPAAAEELSRLVRAAWTGFAAGEKPGWSPYDIERRSVRLFDAIPSEAAYPEEVSRGLWREHVFGALPLRG; the protein is encoded by the coding sequence ATGACCGAACTGTCTGCAGAGGGGGCCGTGATGGGCGTCGACGAACCCGAAGTCCGTACGACAGCGGGCGTGGTGCGGGGAGCCGGAGAGGCGTCGGGATCGGCGGTGTTCAAGGGGATCCCGTTCGCCGAACCACCCGTCGGCGCCCTGCGGTTCGGGGCGCCGCGGCCCGTGCGGAGTTGGGACGGCGTACGGAAGGCGGTCGAGTACGGGACGCCGCCTCCGCAGTCCGCGGCGTTCGGCATGGACGCGCTGGTGTCCGGCGACGCGGTGGACGAAGGGGACTGGCTGAGCCTCAACGTCTGGACGCCCGATCCCGCGCCCGGCGCGGGACTGCCGGTGATCGTCTGGATGCACGGCGGCGGGTACGTCATCGGGATGTCGGGCCTGCCCGAGTACGACGGCGGCCGGCTGGCGCGGGAGGGTGCCGTCGTCGTGGTGACGCTCAACTACCGGGTCGGCATCGAGGGGTTCGCGCACATCGAGGGAGCGCCCGCCAACCGGGGCCTGCTCGACCAGGTCGCCGCGCTGGAGTGGGTGCGGGACAACATCCGTGCCTTCGGCGGCGATCCGGACCGTGTCACGATCGTCGGCCAGTCGGCGGGCGCGGGTTCGGTGGCCGCGCTGCTCGCGATGGAGCGTGCGGCAGGGCTGTTCGGGCGGGCCGTCGCGCAGAGCGTGCCCGGTGTGTTCTTCTCGCCCGAGCTCGCCGCCGACATCGCCCGGGAGTTCGCGGCCGAGCTGGGCGTGCGGCCGACGGTGGAGGGCCTGGGGGCGGTGGCGCCGCGACGGCTGCCCGCGGTGGTGGACGCGGTCGGCGCGAGGGGCGGGGAGTTCGCGGAGCGGTGGGGGCCGGCGGCGCATGCGTTGATCCCGGTTGCGCCCGTCGTCGACGGCGAGGTGCTGCCCCGCGCCCCCTGGGAGGCGCTGGCCTCCGGCGCGGGCCGGGACGTCGAACTCGTGGTCGGCCACACGCGTGACGAGTTCCGGCTGATGATGATGCTGCGTGGACTGATCGGTGAGGTGACGGAGGATCAGGCGGAGGCAGCGCTGCGGACATTCGGGCCGGGAGGCTCTGTGGGTGACTCCGGGGGCGGTTCTGCGGCTGGTTCTGCGGCTGGCTCCGGGGGTGGCTCGGCGGGCGGCTCGGCGGGCGGCGACGCCTACCGTGCCGCGTTCCCGGCCGCGAGCGCCGAGGAGCTCTACGAACTCGTCCAGTCCGACTGGGTGTTCCGCATGCCGTCACTCCATCTGGCCGAGGCACAGATCGCGGGCGGCGGTCGCGCGCACGTCTACGAGCTGGTCTGGGAGGCGCCGGGCATGGGCGGAATACTGGGCGCCTGCCACGGGCTCGACGTGCCGCTGGTGTTCGGCAACCTCGGCGAAGGGCTGCCGGCGCTGCTCCTCGGCGAGGAACCGCCCGCGGCGGCAGAGGAGTTGTCACGGCTGGTCCGGGCGGCCTGGACCGGGTTCGCGGCGGGGGAGAAGCCGGGGTGGTCCCCGTACGACATCGAGCGACGGTCGGTCCGACTCTTCGACGCGATCCCGAGTGAGGCGGCGTATCCGGAGGAGGTGTCGCGGGGGCTCTGGCGGGAGCATGTGTTCGGGGCGCTGCCGCTGCGCGGCTAG